In Cryptomeria japonica chromosome 1, Sugi_1.0, whole genome shotgun sequence, the sequence CAAGAAACAATGGATTCAATTGTGTAAAGTTGTGTGGTGCCATATGTTGTGCACAAGTACAAACTCCTAAATGGTTACTACCATATTCAAAATGaggtgattaaaaaaaaaaattgtgatcttAAATAATTTTTACTAGAAATTAGTTTATTTGTGTTTGTTTCTAATTGGAATGTAGCAAAATTAAACTGAGAGTGGTGACTCAGACATTGCCAATACAAAATCCTCACTACAATCACGATagaatagatatagatatatagaggTACATCATCCACACCAACCAATAGTTTTTTGTATATTCAGACCATATGGATTTGGCTCTTCAGGAGGAGTGGGTGGCTTGGGGGGTCTAGGTTTCGCAAAGTCCGCAAAAATAACCCATCCATCTAAAAACTGCACAAAATATCCAATGACAACTTCGTCATATATGACATCATTTATATCTTATAATGAAAATATCAATGTCAAACCAATAAACAGACTCCAGCCAGTAATctataaagaaaatattaaaacaATATCATATTTATATGTAAACCCACAATGAGCTCTGCAGTGGAAATCAAAGAACTGGTATAGGTTCCATTAAAGAGATTATGATACTTACTTTGCCATCCATCCCCTCTTTAGCTTTAGCAGCCTCTTCTTCTGTAGCATATCTAACAAATGCAAACCCTCTTGATCGTCCAGAAACCTTATCAGTTGCAACTCTTGCTGCAATAGCATAGAACTATGAGGAAAATGAAGAAAACCTCTCTAAAACAGCACATAAGCAAGTAAACTCTGTAAGAATGTACAAGAACTAAGGGAACATTTGCTTGCCTTCAAGGAGTCTCCCAAACTTTGAAAATGCATTTCTCAAGCCTTCGTCAGTGGTTTGTCTGGAAAGTCCTGCCATTCATACAAGATTTTTCAGAACCTATTCTGGAGTATGTCCACTAAAGAATGCTTCAAGCCTTTAAATTAAAATGAGAGGCAAAAGCACAACACCAGGGGTTAGTAATTCCTATCGAACAAATGAAACAAGAATGATAAGagtaaaatcataaacaaaatatacaGGCAAGCTTAGAAACAAGAAAACTGTAAGCAAACACAGAAGAGAAATGATAGAAAGTAAAGTAGCTAACATAGATGTGAAGCTCAGTAAGTTGTTCATGCATTCCTGGGAAGAAAAAATACAGAAGAACTTGCCGTGAGTAGTTGCAGCTTACAGGACAAATATATAAAAATTGTGTAGACCACAAACTCCCATAGTTCATAACTCACTAATATATGGCATCTAAAAATTGGGTAATCCATCTTATCACAGTTTACAGAATAATACTGAATGTTCGAAATAGTAGAAATAATAATGCTGAGAAAAAAAAGGAATAAGGTCATGATAGCCATACGATGGCAACAATAATTAGAACTAAATAGCATTATTGCAGACTGGGAACAGAGAGTAACTACAAAAAAATCATTTAACTGGACATGTGTCTAAGAAACAAAGCTCCATTGGTTGGGAATTAATTTGTACTGTTTCCCAGGGCAGAAGATTTAGTAACAAATGATTAGAGTTATTGTAAACAAACGATGGTATGTGAGCAAACAAAAGTTACAAATGAAAAAAGGGAAACGAAATGATTATTGTGGCTGTGGGGCTTTCTCAAACTGTTCCCTTTTGCAAGTTCATGTCAGAGGACATCCAAGCCAATCCATATCTATTCCATAGTAAGTAATCAGCTGAGCATGCGTTTCAGGGAATGGCAGGCCATGTTCCTTACATAAGCAGCGGTCAACTGTGGTACAAACTAGCCAAGAACAGAAACGACCAAAGGCAATAAGAATATGCATTGCAGATAAATGTCCAGTAACAGTAACGCACAACAGAATTTTGTGAGGATATAACTTCTAACCAAGAAATATGAAAGTCTCAATGGACCTATGTCACTAGTTTTAACTTTTAAAGATTGTCCCAAATAGATCAAAGTGAATACAGCTTTGATTAACTGGAAAACATAACGTGATATTACAGATGATTCCTCAAGGGATTACCTGCAAATACTcttgaaaataccaaaaattttaaCGCATAATGGAGGCCCTAAATAGTGGCGTGCAGATATAAAGATAATATATTAGTCAATTAACCTCTATAGGTCCTATAATCTCCTTAGTCCTTACCATTGAGGTGCAAAGAAGATCAGGTTGAAAATATACTAATTAGTTCTATTTTTTTCTAAACTCTGTTCAGGACTGGAACAGAAGAATATGTAAAACTAGACAGATGTGATGGTAAACAATAGTCTATAGAGAAATAAAATTTTAATCGTTCCATCCAGCAAATAGGAGAAAGAATACTAAAACACGCTTGCATCTAACCATCTATAGATATGATAGAAAATAAAACTTGAAACAAGATCAGCCAGAGCATTGAATTATGTATAAAGTTTAGTTTTAGACCAATCAGGATTCTTAGTGCAATTGGCTAAATCTAGTTTTACTCCTGCACTGACACATCACCTCAAAACCTCGGGGTACAAAATCTGAACGAACTATAAGGTAAACTAGAAAGTCCTATCCTTGAGAGCTTCCACAAGGTTACACGAATGCCAAATCGAAACTGATCTTGGCAGCCGACCGGAAAAAACAACATCCACGTTTTCATTTAGAGTTTAACAGAAAATTACAGAAGATTCCATAGGGAGACTACAGCACCTATTCATTTAACAAATCCAATTCGATAAAACATCTGTAACGATGAATATGCAGAATAAAATATCTTCCACTCAAAATGCATTCTGTTATGGGAAAGCTTTGGGCGTCATTCTTTCTGGTAGAAGATGTTGAATTGCTACTTGAAAAAGGGAATATAACTTTGTCGCACTCATTCAAACATAAGGCTACTATTTCGCCGATTCGTAGTATCTATTTGATGTAAATCCCTTTAAATCTATTCGAGCAGAGAAATTCCGAACAAAAGCAACGTTGTAACAGCAATGAGCATTATGTTGCAAAACTACACAGAAATTTAAGCAATGCCTCCTCCGTGAGAACAAAGGTTTTGAGTTTGCGAGCTGATTACGACTTCCAACTCAATTAGGGTTTCCACGAAAATTAGGCTTTCTTAACTCGATAGGGTTGCTAACGCATCATTGCAATTCCGTGCAGAGCACACAAACGTAAATGAAACAAACATAATAAGGCAAATAAATGGTTTAGAGAAGAGTAGTACCGCTTACGAAGAGCTTTTTAGTGACAGTCTCATCTGATGTGGTGCACATTGAAGAAGATGCAATGGCTACACAGGGCTCCCTGGCGGCTAAAAGACGACCACTTGTAGTTCCTCCCAGCAGACGCCTAACGCCAGAAAGCAGGGCCATTTACTCCAAATTGGCCGAATACCTTGTTTAATTTAAATGGTGATTCGCACACATAAAATTGCAGTATGAAACAATGCACACAATGCTCAGTCCTAACACTGGGCAACGATTTTGCGGTTGGATTCAAATTCCAATGGCTGAATTTTGGAGTAAAACCTATTTGCAGAAAATGTTTTGTTGAACCCTAAACCCTTGTTCAATAAACTGCTCTACAATGCACGGGGAGGGGTAAATTTTGGTATAGCTGCTAAAAGTACCAATACGGGCTGCGCTATAAATTATTTCATCTAAAATTTGTTTAAAATTGTAAAGGTGAAATTTTGCATATTTCATACCAATTCCCCATTAGTCTTTATATTTGCATTTTATTGTATAGTGACGTGGTATATCTTTTGTGTTAAGTTTGGTttcttttgtattctttgatttattttcactca encodes:
- the LOC131069134 gene encoding organelle RRM domain-containing protein 2, mitochondrial, translating into MALLSGVRRLLGGTTSGRLLAAREPCVAIASSSMCTTSDETVTKKLFVSGLSRQTTDEGLRNAFSKFGRLLEARVATDKVSGRSRGFAFVRYATEEEAAKAKEGMDGKFLDGWVIFADFAKPRPPKPPTPPEEPNPYGLNIQKTIGWCG